One genomic region from Conexibacter woesei DSM 14684 encodes:
- a CDS encoding helix-turn-helix transcriptional regulator: MSRPTTRVLELLELLQDRQQVTGPELAQRLGVDHRTVRRYIAKLEELGIPVEADRGRRGGYRLRPGFKLPPLMLTDDEASAVVLGLLAAQSSGLTTAAPAVESALQKLRRVLPVELRERVRALEQALGFTRPAPHAPAPPQTETVLALADAIGRERRVEVAYATRDGAASTRQLDPYGVVFHNGRWYLSAHDHGRGELRTLRLDRIGSVRILRRAAPKPPGFDAVEHVNRALARVPWTNEVEVVLDAPLAEIRRQVPPHTAELEQLPDGGGVLLRARAERLDGMARLLAGLGAPLVVRRPDALRDELRVVARRLTDAADAGGSA; this comes from the coding sequence ATGTCCCGTCCGACGACGCGCGTGCTCGAACTGCTGGAGCTGCTGCAGGACCGCCAGCAGGTGACCGGCCCGGAGCTGGCGCAGCGGCTCGGCGTCGACCACCGCACTGTCCGCCGCTACATCGCGAAGCTGGAGGAGTTGGGGATCCCCGTCGAGGCCGACCGCGGCCGCCGCGGCGGTTACCGGCTGCGCCCCGGCTTCAAGCTGCCGCCGCTGATGCTGACCGACGACGAGGCGAGCGCCGTCGTGCTGGGGCTGCTCGCCGCGCAGAGCAGCGGCCTGACGACCGCCGCCCCGGCGGTCGAGAGCGCGCTGCAGAAACTGCGCCGCGTGCTGCCGGTCGAGCTGCGCGAGCGCGTGCGGGCGCTGGAGCAGGCGCTCGGCTTCACGCGGCCGGCACCGCATGCGCCGGCGCCGCCGCAGACCGAGACCGTGCTCGCGCTCGCCGACGCGATCGGACGCGAGCGCCGCGTCGAGGTCGCCTACGCGACGCGCGACGGCGCGGCCTCGACGCGCCAGCTGGACCCGTACGGGGTCGTCTTCCACAACGGACGCTGGTACCTCTCCGCCCACGACCACGGCCGCGGGGAGCTGCGCACGCTGCGGCTGGACCGCATCGGCTCCGTGCGGATACTGCGCAGAGCCGCGCCGAAGCCGCCCGGCTTCGACGCCGTCGAGCACGTCAACCGCGCGCTCGCGCGCGTGCCGTGGACGAACGAGGTCGAGGTCGTGCTCGACGCGCCGCTCGCCGAGATCCGCCGCCAGGTCCCGCCGCACACCGCCGAGCTGGAGCAGCTCCCCGACGGCGGCGGCGTGCTGCTGCGTGCCCGCGCCGAACGGCTCGACGGCATGGCCCGCCTGCTCGCCGGCCTCGGCGCCCCGCTCGTCGTGCGCAGACCGGACGCGCTGCGCGACGAGCTGCGCGTCGTCGCGCGGCGGCTCACGGACGCGGCGGATGCGGGCGGAAGCGCTTGA
- a CDS encoding RNA polymerase sigma factor: MELHDDALLAAAAGGDADAFAAFYRRHLAVVVGYMVRRTGNPEVAADLAAETFAAALLACPRYRPGVTAARAWLLAIGEHKLLDSRRRGRVESAARRRLAMERIELTDDDLDRVEELAAHDRAHPPAALLDAVEHLGEEQRVAVLARVVDERDYAEIAAELRCSEAVVRKRVSRGLARLRTQLRGAEA, translated from the coding sequence ATGGAGCTCCACGACGACGCGCTGCTCGCGGCGGCGGCCGGCGGTGACGCGGACGCGTTCGCCGCCTTCTACCGCCGCCACCTCGCCGTCGTCGTCGGCTACATGGTGCGCCGCACGGGCAACCCCGAGGTCGCGGCTGACCTCGCCGCCGAGACGTTCGCCGCCGCGCTGCTGGCCTGCCCGCGCTACCGCCCGGGCGTGACGGCGGCGCGCGCGTGGTTGCTCGCGATCGGCGAGCACAAGCTGCTCGACAGCCGTCGGCGCGGGCGCGTCGAGAGCGCTGCGCGCCGCCGGCTGGCGATGGAGCGGATCGAGCTGACCGACGACGACCTCGACCGCGTCGAGGAGCTGGCCGCACATGACCGCGCCCACCCTCCCGCCGCGCTGCTGGACGCGGTCGAGCACCTCGGCGAGGAGCAGCGCGTGGCAGTTCTCGCGCGCGTCGTGGACGAGCGCGACTACGCGGAGATCGCGGCCGAGCTGCGCTGCTCGGAGGCGGTCGTGCGCAAGCGCGTCAGCCGCGGCCTGGCGCGGCTGCGCACGCAACTGAGAGGAGCGGAGGCATGA
- a CDS encoding methyl-accepting chemotaxis protein gives MKGFLGIRWTVGRKLGLAFGLMVAIVLTMGLISFKNLATFERQHERVVDAAAPSLDAGTRAQVDRLNETFSSTLSSSRVLLVIALVGAVLIAIALALWITLALQMRVRRVLARLHHLRDDCVTNLTDGLSAVAGGDMTVVVEQTTRPIGRVSSDEIGEIQVAVNEILDKTLSSITAYNEMREELRAALGDRSCLEALVQRMDSLETETLRDLERGLTAMADGDLTAAIASRTEPLPPAEPGATRGRLPEIFDGMLGRAQASVGAYGAMQAKVTGMLREIAESSASVSAASQQMAMTSEEAGRAIGEIATTIGEVAQGADRQVRSVAEARSMTEEVASASKLSAHNALETASAAQQAREVAVEGADAVTRATEAMRAVRASSGEATSTIRALGEKSGQIGGIVATITGIAEQTNLLALNAAIEAARAGEQGRGFAVVAEEVRKLAEESQQAAASIGGLISEIQSETGRAVEVVETGARQTEDGAATVEQARASFERIGGSVEDMHGRVDQIATAIEQIAASSLRMQETMVQVASVAEQSSASSEQVSASTEQTSASTQQIASSAQALARTAEELDALVSQFTLT, from the coding sequence GTGAAGGGCTTCCTTGGTATCCGCTGGACCGTCGGCCGCAAGCTCGGACTCGCGTTCGGCCTGATGGTCGCGATCGTCCTGACGATGGGATTGATCTCGTTCAAGAACCTCGCGACGTTCGAGCGCCAGCACGAGCGCGTCGTCGACGCGGCGGCGCCGTCGCTGGACGCCGGCACGCGCGCGCAGGTCGACCGCCTCAACGAGACGTTCTCCTCGACGCTCTCCAGCTCGCGCGTGCTGCTCGTGATCGCCCTCGTCGGCGCGGTCCTGATCGCGATCGCGCTGGCGCTGTGGATCACGCTCGCGCTGCAGATGCGGGTGCGGCGCGTGCTCGCCCGCCTGCACCACCTGCGCGACGACTGCGTCACGAACCTGACCGACGGGCTCTCCGCCGTCGCCGGCGGCGACATGACCGTCGTCGTCGAGCAGACGACGCGGCCGATCGGCAGAGTCTCCAGCGACGAGATCGGCGAGATCCAGGTCGCCGTCAACGAGATCCTCGACAAGACGCTCTCCTCGATCACGGCGTACAACGAGATGCGCGAGGAGCTGCGCGCCGCGCTCGGCGACAGATCGTGCCTGGAGGCGCTCGTGCAGCGGATGGACTCGCTGGAGACCGAGACGCTGAGGGACCTCGAACGCGGCCTCACCGCGATGGCAGACGGCGACCTGACCGCGGCGATAGCGTCGCGGACCGAGCCGCTGCCGCCGGCGGAGCCGGGCGCGACGCGCGGCCGCTTGCCGGAGATCTTCGACGGGATGCTCGGCCGCGCGCAGGCGTCGGTCGGCGCGTACGGCGCGATGCAGGCGAAGGTGACCGGGATGCTGCGCGAGATCGCGGAGAGCAGCGCCAGCGTCTCCGCGGCGTCGCAGCAGATGGCGATGACCTCCGAGGAGGCCGGCCGCGCGATCGGCGAGATCGCGACCACGATCGGCGAGGTCGCCCAGGGCGCCGATCGCCAGGTCAGATCGGTCGCCGAGGCGCGCTCGATGACCGAGGAGGTCGCGTCCGCGTCGAAGCTGAGCGCCCACAACGCGCTGGAGACCGCGAGCGCCGCGCAGCAGGCGCGCGAGGTTGCGGTCGAGGGCGCGGACGCGGTGACGCGCGCGACCGAGGCGATGCGCGCCGTGCGCGCGTCCTCGGGCGAGGCGACGAGCACGATCCGCGCGCTCGGCGAGAAGTCGGGCCAGATCGGCGGGATCGTCGCGACGATCACGGGGATCGCGGAGCAGACGAACCTGTTGGCGTTGAACGCGGCGATCGAGGCTGCGCGTGCCGGCGAGCAGGGCCGCGGCTTCGCGGTCGTGGCGGAGGAGGTCCGCAAGCTCGCCGAGGAGTCGCAGCAGGCCGCCGCGTCGATCGGCGGGCTGATCTCCGAGATCCAGAGCGAGACCGGCCGCGCGGTCGAGGTCGTCGAGACCGGCGCGCGCCAGACCGAGGACGGCGCCGCGACGGTCGAGCAGGCGCGCGCGTCGTTCGAGCGGATCGGCGGCTCGGTCGAGGACATGCACGGCCGCGTCGACCAGATCGCGACCGCGATCGAGCAGATCGCGGCCAGCTCGCTGCGGATGCAGGAGACGATGGTGCAGGTCGCCTCGGTCGCCGAGCAGTCCTCCGCGTCGAGCGAGCAGGTGTCCGCTTCCACAGAGCAGACATCGGCTTCCACCCAGCAGATCGCCTCCTCCGCACAGGCGCTCGCGCGCACCGCCGAGGAGCTGGACGCGCTCGTCAGCCAGTTCACGCTCACCTGA
- the ppc gene encoding phosphoenolpyruvate carboxylase: MPALSSTTAARALDPLDRDTLLLERLLGDVLEEQNGRAFRERLFWLRDSAAALREGDDAQGEQLLTFLRGQPAARLAPYVRACSMQLQLANIAEELERLRRRREYDSDTSVPQRESLAATVGAVSQVPRSRVAEALAQLDVRLVMTAHPTEATRRSVFDHQQTVWRIMEKLDDPRVGATRRRALEDELREVLTTWWQTDEVRRMRPLVEDEVRRTLFFFEAVLFDALPPLAAELSRCFDMPWPPATPVLRFGSWAGGDMDGNPEVGPASIARTLHLHRGTALRLLHRRIDALAREFSQADDHVFLSPALRASIEHDEAELPNVGSRRRNPHEPFRRKLGLIAGRMQKTRRREAGGYSDPAELAADLELVRNSLSSARVAGGAIARLLVQVRTFGFHLAALDVRQSAGPLQAAVAQLVDGYAEADEAGRQALLAQAIPALEGTRPPKAPADDEVLAAFAAIARGVRDHGARALGSVIISMAEQPSDVLCTLYLLRRAGVGRDGLPALPIVPLFETVDDLTGAQATMSTLYADPAYASHLNGCERRQEIMLGYSDSAKDGGFISAQWELYAAQERLMAAADEHAVKLRFFHGRGGSTSRGGGPSHRAIVAQPPGSIRGRIRITEQGEVISQRYAHPELAQRALEQTLSGVVLATLAPPAEPPARYREEAQRLADDSRRAYRALIYDDERFDALLHQASPLDELAELNIGSRPASRGGRRLRELRAIPWVFAWMQNRLLLPAWYGAGSALDAGDLALQREMREQWPFFRMVISTLEMSLFKSDLGVAERYVELVTDEGARALWTPIRDEHERLVERVLKITGSDTLLGGTPALQKRLSHRNPWIDPLSHVQVDLLRRARADDADAQTPLLHTVAGIAAGMRNTG; encoded by the coding sequence ATGCCCGCCCTCTCCTCCACCACCGCCGCGAGAGCGCTCGATCCGCTCGACCGCGACACGCTCCTGCTCGAACGGCTGCTCGGCGACGTGCTCGAGGAGCAGAACGGCCGCGCCTTCCGCGAGCGGCTCTTCTGGCTGCGCGACAGCGCAGCCGCCCTGCGCGAGGGCGACGACGCCCAGGGCGAGCAGCTGCTGACGTTCCTGCGCGGCCAGCCCGCCGCGCGCCTGGCGCCGTACGTGCGCGCCTGCTCGATGCAGCTGCAGCTCGCGAACATCGCCGAGGAGCTGGAGCGGCTGCGCCGCCGACGCGAGTACGACTCCGACACGAGCGTCCCGCAGCGCGAGTCGCTCGCGGCGACCGTCGGCGCCGTCAGCCAGGTGCCGCGCTCGCGCGTCGCCGAGGCGCTCGCCCAGCTCGACGTGCGGCTCGTGATGACCGCGCACCCGACGGAGGCGACCCGCCGCTCGGTCTTCGACCACCAGCAGACCGTCTGGCGGATCATGGAGAAGCTCGACGACCCGCGCGTCGGCGCGACCCGCCGCCGCGCGCTGGAGGACGAGCTGCGCGAGGTGCTGACGACCTGGTGGCAGACCGACGAGGTCCGCCGCATGCGCCCGCTCGTCGAGGACGAGGTGCGCCGCACGCTGTTCTTCTTCGAGGCTGTCCTGTTCGACGCGCTGCCGCCGCTCGCCGCCGAGCTGTCGCGCTGCTTCGACATGCCGTGGCCGCCCGCGACGCCTGTGCTGCGCTTCGGCAGCTGGGCCGGCGGCGACATGGACGGCAACCCCGAGGTCGGCCCCGCGTCGATCGCGCGCACGCTGCACCTCCACCGTGGAACCGCGCTGCGGCTGCTGCACAGACGCATCGACGCGCTCGCGCGCGAGTTCTCCCAGGCCGACGACCACGTCTTCCTCTCCCCCGCCCTGCGCGCCTCGATCGAGCACGACGAGGCGGAGCTGCCGAATGTCGGCAGCCGCCGCCGCAACCCGCACGAGCCGTTCCGCCGCAAGCTCGGCCTGATCGCCGGCCGCATGCAGAAGACCCGCCGGCGCGAGGCGGGCGGCTACAGCGACCCCGCCGAGCTGGCCGCCGACCTCGAGCTGGTGCGCAACTCGCTCAGCTCCGCGCGCGTCGCCGGTGGCGCGATCGCGCGGCTGCTGGTGCAGGTGCGGACGTTCGGCTTCCACCTCGCCGCGCTCGACGTGCGGCAGAGCGCTGGGCCGCTGCAGGCCGCAGTCGCGCAGCTCGTCGACGGTTACGCGGAGGCCGACGAGGCCGGCCGCCAGGCGCTGCTGGCGCAGGCGATCCCGGCGCTGGAGGGCACCAGACCGCCGAAGGCGCCCGCCGACGACGAGGTCCTCGCCGCCTTCGCCGCGATCGCCAGAGGCGTCAGGGACCACGGCGCCCGCGCGCTCGGCTCGGTGATCATCTCGATGGCCGAGCAGCCGTCCGACGTGCTCTGCACGCTCTACCTGCTGCGCCGCGCCGGCGTCGGCCGCGACGGCCTGCCGGCACTGCCGATCGTGCCGCTGTTCGAGACCGTCGACGATCTCACCGGCGCGCAGGCGACGATGAGCACGCTCTACGCCGATCCCGCCTACGCGTCGCACCTGAACGGCTGCGAGCGGCGGCAGGAGATCATGCTCGGCTACTCGGACTCGGCCAAGGACGGCGGCTTCATCTCCGCGCAGTGGGAGCTGTACGCCGCGCAGGAGCGGCTGATGGCGGCCGCCGACGAGCACGCCGTCAAGCTGCGCTTCTTCCACGGCCGCGGCGGCTCGACCTCGCGCGGCGGCGGCCCGAGCCACCGCGCGATCGTCGCGCAGCCGCCCGGCTCGATCCGCGGGCGCATCCGCATCACCGAGCAGGGCGAGGTGATCTCCCAGCGCTACGCCCACCCCGAGCTGGCGCAGCGGGCGCTGGAGCAGACGCTCTCCGGCGTCGTGCTGGCGACGCTCGCGCCGCCGGCCGAGCCTCCCGCGCGCTACCGCGAGGAGGCGCAGCGGCTCGCCGATGACTCGCGCCGCGCCTACCGCGCGCTGATCTACGACGACGAGCGCTTCGACGCGCTGCTGCACCAGGCGTCGCCGCTGGACGAGCTGGCGGAGCTGAACATCGGCTCGCGCCCGGCGTCACGCGGCGGTCGCAGGCTGCGCGAGCTGCGCGCGATCCCGTGGGTCTTCGCGTGGATGCAGAACCGCCTGCTGCTGCCGGCCTGGTACGGCGCCGGGTCCGCGCTCGACGCGGGCGACCTCGCGTTGCAGCGGGAGATGCGCGAGCAGTGGCCGTTCTTCCGGATGGTCATCTCGACGTTGGAGATGTCGCTCTTCAAGTCCGACCTCGGCGTCGCGGAGCGCTACGTCGAGCTGGTGACCGACGAGGGCGCGCGGGCGCTGTGGACACCGATCCGCGACGAGCACGAGCGGCTGGTCGAGCGCGTCCTGAAGATCACCGGCAGCGACACGCTGCTCGGCGGCACGCCGGCGCTGCAGAAGCGGCTGTCGCACCGCAACCCGTGGATCGACCCGCTCTCGCACGTGCAGGTCGACCTGCTGCGCCGCGCCCGCGCCGACGACGCCGACGCGCAGACCCCGCTGCTTCACACGGTGGCGGGGATCGCGGCCGGCATGCGCAACACCGGCTGA